CGAAGCCGGCGCCGCCGATTTCCACTTTGTGGCCCTTTCGTCTCAGGGCGCGCAGCGTGGATTCGGAGAAGCCGCTCTCCAGGTGGACGGTGCCGCCGTCGCGCATGACGTCGCCTTCGGGCTGGGAGCTGCCGATGTGGGAGATGCGCGGGGCGTCACCGGCGCCCTGCAGGCTCATGCCGAAATCCACCATGTTGATGATGATCTGGGCATGGGCCTGGGGCTGCATGGCACCGCCCATGACGCCAAAGCTCATGAAGGGTTCGCCATTACGGGTGACAAAGGCCGGAATGATGGTGTGGAAGGGGCGCTTGCCCGGCTCAAGGCTGTTGGGGTGATCCGGGTCCAGGTTGAACATCTCGGCGCGGTTCTGAAGAACGAAGCCGAGGCCATCCGGCGTCATGCCCGACCCCATGCCCCGGTAGTTGCTCTGAATCAGGGACACCATGTTGCCGTCCTCATCCGCCGTGGTCAGGTAGATGGTGTCGGCGTTGTCCAGGCGCGGGTCGCCGGCCGGGAACTCCCGGGCGGCGCGTCGGCGGTCGATCCGCTTGCGGCGTTCCTCCGCGTATTCCTTTGAAACAAGTTGCGAAACGGGAACGTCGGCAAACTCCGGGTCGGCATAGAAGCGGGCCCGATCCTCGAAGGCCAGTTTCTTGGCCTCCACGAAGAGGTGAATGTATTCCGGATCATCCAGGCTCATCTCCGACAGGTCCCAGTGCTCGAGGATATTGAGAATCTGCAGGGCGGCGATGCCCTGGGTGTTGGGTGGCAGCTGCCAGACATCGAAGCCGCGATAGTTGCTGGCGACCGGATCGATCCAGGTGGATTCGTGGGCGGCCATGTCATCGGCGGTGAGGAAACCGCCCTGACGTTCCATGTAGTCGCCAATGGTCTCGGCGATCTCGCCGCGGTAGAAGACATCCCGCCCTTTCTCCGCCAGCAGGCGGTAGGTGTGGCCCAGGTCCGGGTTGCGAAAGATCTCGCCCTTTTTCGGGGCGCGGCCCTCGGGCATGAAGGTCTCGGGGAAGTTTTCGTACTCTTCAAGCACCTCGGCATTGCGCGCCCAGAAATAGGCAATCACCTCGGTGACGGGAAAGCCGTTCTCGGCGTAGTGGATGGCCGGCGCCAGGATGTCCTCCATGCTGACGCGGCCGAAGCGCTCATGCAGCTCGAACCAGCCGTCCACGGCGCCGGGTACCGAGACCGGCAGGGGGCCACGCTGGGGAATGCGGTCGTAATCGTTCTCGCTGAACCATTCGCGGGTCATGCTCATGGGAGCCCGGCCGCTGGCATTGAGGCCGTACAGTTGCTCGCTTTCGGCATCCCAGACAATGGCGAAGAGATCGCCGCCGATGCCGTTGCCAGTGGGCTCGGTCAGGCCCAGCATGGCATTGGCGGCGATGGCGGCATCAATGGCGTTGCCGCCGTTGCGCATGACTTCCAGGGCCATCTGGGTGGCCAGGGGCTGGCTGGTGGCAGCCATGGCGCCGGTGGCGAGCACATCGGAGCGGCTGAGCTTCTCGTCGGTCTCCACCCGATCCCAGGCCAGGGCGGTGGTGGCGACCGCCACGAGCAGACTCGTCATCAGGGCGGCAAATGCAGTGCGGAACATGGACACACTCCGTCAACAGGGGGCTGAGTCCCCCAAGATAGCAGAGGCGAATACCGCCGGGCTGTCATTGGCCGCCCGGCTCCTCTATTCTTGGAGGCATTCGCCCGCCGCGACCGGACATAATCCGGCCACGGCACAGACACGCCATACACTGCGGGGACAGACTGTGCTGGATCGCGCACGCCGTCGGGACGGACTCGTTGGACTGCTGATCGGCCTTTTGGTGGCCATGGCCGGCCTCACCGGAGGCTGGCAGCCCCTGAACGACCGCATCAGCAGCTGGGGCATGCAACTGTCTTCAGATCGACCGCTGAGCGCGGACATCAGCCTGGTGGAAGTTGACCCGGGGCGGCTGCCTGGCGTGGCGGATGACGCGGCTCTCGCCACGGCCCTGGGCGAAGCCCTGCTGGCGGCGGATCAGGCCCGCCCGACCGCGCTGGCGCTGCTGTTGCCACCGGGCTGGCCGCTGCCGGCCCTGGGCGACGACGAGGCGCTGCGGACGCCGCTGCTGCTCGGTCTGGCCGGGGACCGTGTCGGCCAGCACCCCTTCTCGCCGCGCCGCCAGGCGCCACTGCCCGACTATCTGCTTGCCAGCACCCTGCCGCTGCCGCGCCATGAAGAAAGCCTGATGGTGAGCCTCGGGCGCCAGAGTGGCCTGCTGAGGGGCCAGCCACCGCGTCGTTATCTGGCCAGCCTGCCGACGCTTCACGGGGTGCAGGCCGCCGGCCTGCTGCCGGAACCCGGCCATGGCAGCAGCCTGGCCCTGGCGCGGGTCGGTGAAGCCGCGGCGGGACTGCCGGCCCTGTCACTGCAGCTGGCGGCCCTGCTTGAAGGCCAGACCGCGGACGCCATCCAACTGGATGCTGATGGTCTGCGTGTGGCGGGCCGGTCTCTGGCCGTGGACAATCGCTTCCACTATCGCCCCTTCCCCTACCGCGGGCAGGATGAGGCTTTCCCGCGACTGGACTTCCAGCGCCTGCAAGCGGGTGAAGTCGCCACAGCGGATCTCGCCGGGCAGTTGATCATCATCGCCCCGACCCATGACGAGCGGCACCACCTGGCGGCGTTGACGGCAAGCCATGCCAGCGCCATCCACGCCGGGCATGTCTATGCCCAGCCTGCCTGGGGCCCGGCACTGCCGTGGGCGGCGCTGGTCGCCGTGCTGCTGTGGTTGACCCTGGTGCTGCCACGACTGAATGTCACCAGCGGCCTCTATCTGGGCCTGTTGTTGGCCGTGGGGCTGTTCGGCCTGCAGTTTCTGCTGCCGACCATCCGCCTGATGCACCTGGAGCTGGCCATGCCGCTGGTGGCTCTGGTCGGGGGCCAGGCCGGTCTGCTGATCAAGCGGGTGCTGGATATCCGCCAGGAGGGCCTGTACGGCGCCCTGAGCGAAGCCAATCGCCAGTTGGCCGAATCCCTGCGCCGACAGGGCCAGACGGACGCCGCCTTCGAGCGCCTGAAGCGCTGCCCGGCCACCGGGCCAGTGCTGGAAAGCCTGTATGAACTGGGCCTGGATCTGGAGCGCCGGCGGGAGTTCGCCCGCGCCCAGGGCGTGCACCGGCACATCGAGTCCCTGTCGCCGGGTTTCCGGGACAGCCGTGATCGCATCCGTAAACTGGCCGAGCTGGAGACGCGAACGGCCCTGGGCAACCGCAGTGCGGGCGGCGGCACACTGGTGATGCCGGACGAGGACATGCAGAAACCCATGCTCGGCCGCTACGAAATCGAGCGTGAGCTGGGCCGGGGGGCCATGGGTGTGGTCTATCTCGGCCATGATCCGCGCATCGGCCGGACCGTGGCCATCAAGACCATGGCCCTGTCACAGGAATTCGAAGGCTCGGATCTTGAACAGGTGACCGAGCGCTTCTTCCGCGAAGCGGAAACCGCCGGGCGGCTGCAGCACCCCGGCATCGTCACCATCTACGACGTGGGCGAGGAAGCGGACCTGGCCTATATCGCCATGGACTATCTGGATGGCAAGGGCCTGCAGCACTACACCGACCCGGGTCGCCTGCTGCCACCCATCACCGCCTGCGACATCGTCATCCAGGTGGCCGAGGCCCTGGACTATGCCCACGGCCGCAATGTGGTTCACCGCGACATCAAGCCGGCCAACATGATCTACCTGCCGGAATCCCGGCGCGTGGTGCTGACCGATTT
The genomic region above belongs to Natronospira bacteriovora and contains:
- the ggt gene encoding gamma-glutamyltransferase — translated: MFRTAFAALMTSLLVAVATTALAWDRVETDEKLSRSDVLATGAMAATSQPLATQMALEVMRNGGNAIDAAIAANAMLGLTEPTGNGIGGDLFAIVWDAESEQLYGLNASGRAPMSMTREWFSENDYDRIPQRGPLPVSVPGAVDGWFELHERFGRVSMEDILAPAIHYAENGFPVTEVIAYFWARNAEVLEEYENFPETFMPEGRAPKKGEIFRNPDLGHTYRLLAEKGRDVFYRGEIAETIGDYMERQGGFLTADDMAAHESTWIDPVASNYRGFDVWQLPPNTQGIAALQILNILEHWDLSEMSLDDPEYIHLFVEAKKLAFEDRARFYADPEFADVPVSQLVSKEYAEERRKRIDRRRAAREFPAGDPRLDNADTIYLTTADEDGNMVSLIQSNYRGMGSGMTPDGLGFVLQNRAEMFNLDPDHPNSLEPGKRPFHTIIPAFVTRNGEPFMSFGVMGGAMQPQAHAQIIINMVDFGMSLQGAGDAPRISHIGSSQPEGDVMRDGGTVHLESGFSESTLRALRRKGHKVEIGGAGFGGYQAIMRDPETGVWYGASEPRKDGYAAGY
- a CDS encoding serine/threonine-protein kinase; protein product: MLDRARRRDGLVGLLIGLLVAMAGLTGGWQPLNDRISSWGMQLSSDRPLSADISLVEVDPGRLPGVADDAALATALGEALLAADQARPTALALLLPPGWPLPALGDDEALRTPLLLGLAGDRVGQHPFSPRRQAPLPDYLLASTLPLPRHEESLMVSLGRQSGLLRGQPPRRYLASLPTLHGVQAAGLLPEPGHGSSLALARVGEAAAGLPALSLQLAALLEGQTADAIQLDADGLRVAGRSLAVDNRFHYRPFPYRGQDEAFPRLDFQRLQAGEVATADLAGQLIIIAPTHDERHHLAALTASHASAIHAGHVYAQPAWGPALPWAALVAVLLWLTLVLPRLNVTSGLYLGLLLAVGLFGLQFLLPTIRLMHLELAMPLVALVGGQAGLLIKRVLDIRQEGLYGALSEANRQLAESLRRQGQTDAAFERLKRCPATGPVLESLYELGLDLERRREFARAQGVHRHIESLSPGFRDSRDRIRKLAELETRTALGNRSAGGGTLVMPDEDMQKPMLGRYEIERELGRGAMGVVYLGHDPRIGRTVAIKTMALSQEFEGSDLEQVTERFFREAETAGRLQHPGIVTIYDVGEEADLAYIAMDYLDGKGLQHYTDPGRLLPPITACDIVIQVAEALDYAHGRNVVHRDIKPANMIYLPESRRVVLTDFGVACLTDSRRTKTGTILGTPSYMSPEQVLGRKVDGRSDLFSLGVTLYQMLRGELPFEGEPLATLLYKIANDKTPNVRRGRSDLPPCLDRFIKRALAKKPDERFASGAEMATALRRCRKEVAARQPSKSEEAGATADNRGEK